From Hirundo rustica isolate bHirRus1 chromosome 1, bHirRus1.pri.v3, whole genome shotgun sequence, a single genomic window includes:
- the PI15 gene encoding peptidase inhibitor 15 codes for MTVIAAISCSLLFSVLCETSALVLPNSTDLFLSDNNFTDIKTALAAHLDSAKIPKARRKRYISQNDMIAILDYHNQVRGKVFPPASNMEYMVWDETLAKSAEAWAATCIWDHGPSYLLRFLGQNLSVRTGRYRSILQLVKPWYDEVKDYAFPYPQDCNPRCPMRCYGPMCTHYTQMVWATSNRIGCAIHTCHNMNVWGSVWRRAVYLVCNYAPKGNWIGEAPYKVGVPCSACPPSYGGSCIDNLCFPGVTSNYLYWFK; via the exons ATGACAGTAATTGCTGCAATCAGTTGTTCTCTCTTATTTTCCGTTCTCTGTGAAACAAGTGCATTAGTGTTACCCAACTCCACTGACCTATTCCTGTCAGACAATAATTTCACTGACATCAAGACGGCTTTGGCAGCTCATCTGGACTCTGCAAAAATTCCCAAAGCCAGGCGGAAGCGATACATTTCTCAGAATGACATGATTGCCATTCTTGATTATCATAATCAAGTCAGAGGCAAAGTCTTCCCACCTGCTTCCAACATGGAATATATG GTTTGGGATGAAACTCTTGCCAAGTCTGCCGAGGCTTGGGCTGCTACATGCATTTGGGACCATGGACCTTCCTATCTTCTGAGATTTTTGGGCCAGAACCTGTCTGTAAGAACTGGAAG GTATCGATCTATTCTCCAGCTGGTAAAGCCATGGTATGATGAGGTGAAGGATTATGCTTTCCCTTATCCTCAAGACTGCAACCCTAGGTGCCCGATGAGATGTTATGGACCCATGTGCACGCATTACACACAG atgGTTTGGGCCACTTCCAATCGTATAGGCTGCGCAATCCACACATGCCACAATATGAACGTCTGGGGATCTGTTTGGCGGCGAGCTGTTTACTTGGTATGCAACTATGCCCCAAA gggGAATTGGATTGGAGAAGCACCATATAAAGTAGGAGTCCCATGTTCAGCTTGTCCTCCAAGCTATGGAGGTTCTTGTATCGACAATCTTTGTTTCCCAGGAGTAACATCAAACTACTTATATTGGTTTAAATAA